The genomic segment CTCGTGTGATGAGAAATCCGGCGTCCGCCTGTATCGCAAGCTCGAGGAATTTCTGATCGTCCTTGTCCGTGCAGCGGGGAATATCCTGCGGTGAAGGTGCTGCTTCAATCTCTTCGCAGCATGACAGATACGATGTCATCAATGCCGCCTGCGTCCCCGGGGGTATTGAGAACTGTTCGTATGCGAGCACGCGCTTGAACTCATCGGCGCAATCGGTACGGATAACGGGAAGGAATTGTTTCGATCCGACTGCTGCGGAAAGATGCGTGAGTGTGGGATCGCGGAAATGCCAGAGGGCCATTACGGTATTGGTATCGAAGACGACGCGGACGGGTGCGGGGATCTTTTCGATAGAGATCTGTCCGTGCACTGCTTTCATGGTTTTCTATATGGCATGACGAGCATATTCCCTCTTTGCGTAGACGAGCATGAACTGATAATACGGGGCGACGAGCGATATCGCTCGTGTATGATAGTATGAATCGAGCACGGTGTCAAAGTCATTGTGTTTGAAGAAAGAACAGCCGGACGCGCCATTGATGAGCGTTTCGAGCATCATGGGCTCGATATCGCTGCGTGAAAGAACATATACACGAAACGGGGATCG from the Spirochaetota bacterium genome contains:
- a CDS encoding putative toxin-antitoxin system toxin component, PIN family → MKAVHGQISIEKIPAPVRVVFDTNTVMALWHFRDPTLTHLSAAVGSKQFLPVIRTDCADEFKRVLAYEQFSIPPGTQAALMTSYLSCCEEIEAAPSPQDIPRCTDKDDQKFLELAIQADAGFLITRDKALLRLARHRTFRDRLIIISPEMLTP